In a single window of the Tigriopus californicus strain San Diego chromosome 2, Tcal_SD_v2.1, whole genome shotgun sequence genome:
- the LOC131893335 gene encoding myosin light chain kinase family member 4-like, translating to MDLNLGQNLTIWPILKFDQDYEVLDKLGEGKFGEVFKVRDVHSPKASVYAAKFLHCDKAAIKLRIRDEIDLLHSFDHPHXYQSPLYVPWESSGKVGESLCSPEILLKHTYAAKFLHCDKAAIKLRIRDEIDLLHSFDHPHVLRLIGAFEDTDNFIQVLEYLSGGQLFERIIQNETDFLEDDIAGLMRQICEGCRYLSSQNVVHLDIKPENIVCIHPDSFQIKIIDFGFARRLANPDEEVRATEGTPDFVSPEVIEYEPVTLTTDMWSVGVLCYVLLSGLSPFQGKSQEETYDNVMALKYTFDEPEFQETSFEAQDFIQKLLVISPSLRMSASEALAHPWLTAEPKQIYVATTTYITRTNSRKTSYDRSRLKMFITAKSRWTKCANVMLAVNTLKELSE from the exons atggatttgaacCTGGGCCAAAACCTGACCATCTGGCCTATCCTCAAGTTTGATCAGGACTATGAGGTCCTCGACAAATTGGGGGAGGGCAAGTTTGGGGAGGTATTCAAAGTGAGGGATGTGCATTCCCCAAAGGCAAGTGTCTATGCCGCCAAATTCCTGCATTGTGACAAGGCCGCCATCAAGTTGCGGATCCGGGATGAAATCGACCTTCTCCATAGCTTTGACCACCCCCACGNTTATCAATCGCCCT TGTATGTCCCTTGGGAAAGCTCCGGAAAAGTGGGCGAGTCTTTGTGTTCACCGGAGATCCTCCTGAAACACACCTATGCCGCCAAATTCCTGCATTGTGACAAGGCCGCCATCAAGTTGCGGATCCGGGATGAAATCGACCTTCTCCATAGCTTTGACCACCCCCACGTTCTACGCCTCATTGGAGCCTTTGAGGACACTGACAACTTTATTCAAG tATTGGAATACCTGTCAGGTGGTCAATTATTCGAGCGgattattcaaaatgaaacagaTTTCTTAGAGGATGATATTGCCGGACTCATGCGACAAATCTGTGAAGGCTGTCGTTACTTGTCCAGTCAAAACGTGGTCCACCTGGACATCAAGCCAGAAAACATTGTCTGTATTCACCCCGAC agctttcaaatcaaaatcatcgaTTTCGGGTTTGCTCGGCGATTGGCAAATCCAGATGAGGAAGTTCGAGCTACTGAAGGCACTCCGGATTTCGTTTCCCCAGAAGTGATCGAATACGAGCCGGTGACCCTGACCACGGACATGTGGTCCGTGGGGGTTCTCTGCTATGTCTTATTGTCGGGCTTATCTCCCTTCCAAGGAAAATCCCAAGAG GAAACTTATGATAACGTGATGGCACTAAAATACACATTTGACGAACCGGAGTTTCAAGAAACGTCCTTTGAAGCCCAAGACTTTATTCAGAAACTCTTGGTGATTTCACCCAGCCTAAGAATGAGTGCATCGGAAGCTTTGGCCCATCCTTGGCTTACAGCCGAACCCAAACAGATTTATGTGGCCACCACAACTTACATAACCCGGACCAACTCAAGGAAGACTTCCTACGATCGGTCCCGGCTAAAGATGTTTATTACAGCCAAGTCGCGTTGGACCAAATGCGCCAATGTCATGTTAGCTGTTAATACATTGAAAGAATTGTCGGAATGA
- the LOC131893307 gene encoding uncharacterized protein LOC131893307, with the protein MGRYLNQCCCGCTLRTGALIIGIISSIVAILDVIRFFSQHEDLTTALPRFVVTIIELIVSLLLVFGAYKNNAKLLLPYLFFTIVALIVYAVLGVWSGLAIVANNLGAAVSIWVTTTIVCLLALFCIWVVYSFHAELTGKLVTVNTV; encoded by the coding sequence ATGGGTCGATATCTGAATCAATGCTGTTGCGGTTGTACCCTCCGAACCGGAGCCCTGATCATTGGTATCATCAGCTCCATTGTGGCCATCTTGGATGTCATTCGGTTCTTCTCTCAGCATGAAGACCTCACCACAGCTCTGCCTCGCTTTGTGGTCACCATCATTGAACTGATTGTGAGCTTGCTTCTGGTCTTCGGCGCCTATAAGAACAATGCCAAACTTCTCCTACCCTACCTGTTCTTCACCATTGTGGCCTTGATTGTCTATGCGGTTTTGGGCGTCTGGTCTGGATTGGCCATTGTGGCCAACAACTTGGGTGCCGCCGTCTCCATCTGGGTCACCACAACGATCGTATGCCTCCTGGCCTTATTCTGTATCTGGGTGGTGTATTCGTTCCACGCTGAGCTGACCGGCAAGCTCGTCACTGTCAACACGGTCTAG